The Aptenodytes patagonicus chromosome 15, bAptPat1.pri.cur, whole genome shotgun sequence genome has a segment encoding these proteins:
- the FICD gene encoding protein adenylyltransferase FICD isoform X2, with product MAGRGGRGLRGRGYCSRQPAAPGGGKGGSSGKGDVPCVCAGSRMNLVSMATDPELKWITLWVRIRWAAVLMLLLGSLVMLLLPLAAVEDQCHAVLKGLSFLKSKLGAGSSGVTRYTGQTTGLSVTSNGLELLVLKGKASPEVKLEAKAALNQALEMKRQGKREKAHKLFVYALKMDPDYVDALNEFGIFSEEEKDILQADYLYSKALTISPCNEKALINRDRTLPLVEEIDQRYFSIIDSKVKKVMAIPKGNSALRRVMEESYYHHIYHTVAIEGNTLTLSEIRHIIETRYAVPGKSLVEQNEVIGMHAALKYVNTTLVSRIGSVTISDILEIHRRVLGYADPVEAGRFRTTQVFVGHHIPPHPQDVEKQMQEFVQWINSEDAMSLHPVEFAALAHYKLVYIHPFVDGNGRTSRLLMNLILMQAGYPPITIRKEQRAEYYHVLEVANEGDVRPFIRFIAKCTETTLDMLLIATTEYSVGLPEADGSTAGCKQTIPVKT from the exons ATGGCAGGGCGCGGAGGGCGGGGTCTCAGAGGGCGGGGCTACTGTAGCCGGCAGCCGGCGGCTCCGGGCGGTGGCAAAG GTGGGAGCAGTGGGAAAGGAGATGTTCCTTGTGTCTGCGCTGGAAGCAGGATGAATCTCGTGTCTATGGCGACAGATCCCGAGTTGAAATGGATAACCCTGTGGGTCCGCATCAGGTGGGCGGCCGTGCTCATGCTCCTCCTGGGCTCGCTCGTGATGCTGCTGCTCCCGCTGGCTGCTGTGGAAGACCAGTGCCACGCAGTGCTCAAAGGACTCTCTTTCCTGAAAAGTAAACTGGGAGCAGGCTCCTCGGGGGTCACCAGATACACAGGACAAACAACCGGACTGAGCGTGACCTCCAatgggctggagctgctggtgctgAAAGGCAAAGCCTCCCCAG AAGTGAAGTTAGAAGCCAAAGCGGCTCTGAATCAAGCCCTCGAAATGAAGCGCCAAGGGAAGCGGGAGAAAGCCCACAAACTCTTTGTGTACGCCCTCAAAATGGACCCTGATTATGTGGATGCCCTGAATGAATTTGGTAtcttttctgaagaggaaaaagacaTTCTTCAAGCTGACTATTTGTACTCCAAAGCACTAACCATTTCTCCCTGCAACGAGAAGGCTTTGATCAATCGGGACCGGACGCTACCTTTAGTTGAAGAGATAGATCAGAGGTATTTTAGCATTATTGACAGCAAGGTTAAAAAAGTGATGGCGATCCCCAAAGGCAATTCTGCCCTGCGCCGAGTGATGGAGGAGTCCTATTATCACCACATCTACCACACGGTTGCTATTGAAGGAAACACTCTGACGCTGTCAGAAATACGACACATCATTGAGACCAGATATGCTGTTCCTGGAAAAAGCTTAGTGGAGCAGAATGAGGTGATTGGCATGCACGCAGCTTTGAAATACGTCAATACCACGCTGGTATCGCGAATAGGCTCCGTAACCATCAGTGACATCTTGGAGATACACCGGAGAGTGCTGGGCTACGCCGACCCGGTGGAGGCAGGGCGGTTCAGGACTACTCAGGTGTTTGTAGGACATCACATACCACCACATCCCCAGGATGTTGAGAAACAGATGCAGGAGTTTGTGCAGTGGATTAACTCAGAAGATGCCATGAGCTTGCACCCTGTGGAATTTGCTGCGTTAGCCCACTACAAGTTGGTTTACATCCATCCATTTGTAGATGGCAACGGGAGGACCTCGCGCCTGTTAATGAACCTCATACTAATGCAGGCAGGCTACCCACCCATCACAATCCGCAAGGAGCAACGGGCCGAGTATTATCACGTCTTGGAAGTAGCCAACGAGGGCGACGTGAGGCCTTTCATACGCTTTATTGCTAAGTGTACTGAGACAACTCTGGACATGTTGCTCATCGCCACCACAGAATACTCCGTGGGCTTACCTGAAGCAGATGGCAGCACTGCTGGATGCAAACAAACTATCCCTGTCAAGACTTGA
- the FICD gene encoding protein adenylyltransferase FICD isoform X1, whose protein sequence is MLLMGINDVSSCCCCRIYSRSRKDLCYAEYCTCPALMCLEVAGKGGSSGKGDVPCVCAGSRMNLVSMATDPELKWITLWVRIRWAAVLMLLLGSLVMLLLPLAAVEDQCHAVLKGLSFLKSKLGAGSSGVTRYTGQTTGLSVTSNGLELLVLKGKASPEVKLEAKAALNQALEMKRQGKREKAHKLFVYALKMDPDYVDALNEFGIFSEEEKDILQADYLYSKALTISPCNEKALINRDRTLPLVEEIDQRYFSIIDSKVKKVMAIPKGNSALRRVMEESYYHHIYHTVAIEGNTLTLSEIRHIIETRYAVPGKSLVEQNEVIGMHAALKYVNTTLVSRIGSVTISDILEIHRRVLGYADPVEAGRFRTTQVFVGHHIPPHPQDVEKQMQEFVQWINSEDAMSLHPVEFAALAHYKLVYIHPFVDGNGRTSRLLMNLILMQAGYPPITIRKEQRAEYYHVLEVANEGDVRPFIRFIAKCTETTLDMLLIATTEYSVGLPEADGSTAGCKQTIPVKT, encoded by the exons ATGCTGCTCATGGGCATCAATGATGTCTCCTCGTGCTGCTGCTGTCGCATTTACAGCAGATCCCGTAAGGATTTGTGTTACGCTGAATACTGCACGTGCCCTGCCCTGATGTGCTTAGAGGTGGCAGGGAAAG GTGGGAGCAGTGGGAAAGGAGATGTTCCTTGTGTCTGCGCTGGAAGCAGGATGAATCTCGTGTCTATGGCGACAGATCCCGAGTTGAAATGGATAACCCTGTGGGTCCGCATCAGGTGGGCGGCCGTGCTCATGCTCCTCCTGGGCTCGCTCGTGATGCTGCTGCTCCCGCTGGCTGCTGTGGAAGACCAGTGCCACGCAGTGCTCAAAGGACTCTCTTTCCTGAAAAGTAAACTGGGAGCAGGCTCCTCGGGGGTCACCAGATACACAGGACAAACAACCGGACTGAGCGTGACCTCCAatgggctggagctgctggtgctgAAAGGCAAAGCCTCCCCAG AAGTGAAGTTAGAAGCCAAAGCGGCTCTGAATCAAGCCCTCGAAATGAAGCGCCAAGGGAAGCGGGAGAAAGCCCACAAACTCTTTGTGTACGCCCTCAAAATGGACCCTGATTATGTGGATGCCCTGAATGAATTTGGTAtcttttctgaagaggaaaaagacaTTCTTCAAGCTGACTATTTGTACTCCAAAGCACTAACCATTTCTCCCTGCAACGAGAAGGCTTTGATCAATCGGGACCGGACGCTACCTTTAGTTGAAGAGATAGATCAGAGGTATTTTAGCATTATTGACAGCAAGGTTAAAAAAGTGATGGCGATCCCCAAAGGCAATTCTGCCCTGCGCCGAGTGATGGAGGAGTCCTATTATCACCACATCTACCACACGGTTGCTATTGAAGGAAACACTCTGACGCTGTCAGAAATACGACACATCATTGAGACCAGATATGCTGTTCCTGGAAAAAGCTTAGTGGAGCAGAATGAGGTGATTGGCATGCACGCAGCTTTGAAATACGTCAATACCACGCTGGTATCGCGAATAGGCTCCGTAACCATCAGTGACATCTTGGAGATACACCGGAGAGTGCTGGGCTACGCCGACCCGGTGGAGGCAGGGCGGTTCAGGACTACTCAGGTGTTTGTAGGACATCACATACCACCACATCCCCAGGATGTTGAGAAACAGATGCAGGAGTTTGTGCAGTGGATTAACTCAGAAGATGCCATGAGCTTGCACCCTGTGGAATTTGCTGCGTTAGCCCACTACAAGTTGGTTTACATCCATCCATTTGTAGATGGCAACGGGAGGACCTCGCGCCTGTTAATGAACCTCATACTAATGCAGGCAGGCTACCCACCCATCACAATCCGCAAGGAGCAACGGGCCGAGTATTATCACGTCTTGGAAGTAGCCAACGAGGGCGACGTGAGGCCTTTCATACGCTTTATTGCTAAGTGTACTGAGACAACTCTGGACATGTTGCTCATCGCCACCACAGAATACTCCGTGGGCTTACCTGAAGCAGATGGCAGCACTGCTGGATGCAAACAAACTATCCCTGTCAAGACTTGA